A single genomic interval of Nocardioides nitrophenolicus harbors:
- the pdxT gene encoding pyridoxal 5'-phosphate synthase glutaminase subunit PdxT — protein sequence MPSIGVFALQGDVREHLQTLTALGADAFAVRRPAELERCDGLVLPGGESTTMAKLARTFELLEPLRARVRAGMPTFGTCAGMILLADRIEGGTADQETIGGLDVTVRRNAFGRQVDSFEAELAFAGLAEPVHAVFIRAPWVERTGPEVEVLAEAQGHPVAVRQGHLMATSFHPEVDGDGRVHRYFLDLVG from the coding sequence ATGCCCTCGATCGGAGTCTTCGCGCTGCAAGGTGACGTGCGCGAGCACCTCCAGACCCTCACCGCCCTCGGCGCCGACGCCTTCGCCGTACGCCGGCCCGCCGAGCTCGAGCGCTGCGACGGCCTCGTCCTCCCCGGCGGGGAGTCGACCACCATGGCCAAGCTGGCCCGCACCTTCGAGCTGCTCGAGCCGCTGCGCGCCCGGGTGCGCGCGGGGATGCCGACCTTCGGGACCTGTGCCGGGATGATCCTGCTGGCCGACCGGATCGAGGGCGGCACCGCCGACCAGGAGACGATCGGTGGGCTCGACGTCACCGTGCGGCGCAACGCCTTCGGGCGCCAGGTCGACTCGTTCGAGGCGGAGCTGGCGTTCGCGGGGCTCGCCGAGCCGGTGCACGCGGTGTTCATCCGGGCGCCCTGGGTCGAGCGCACCGGCCCCGAGGTCGAGGTCCTGGCCGAGGCGCAGGGCCACCCGGTCGCCGTACGACAGGGACACCTGATGGCGACCTCCTTCCACCCGGAGGTCGACGGCGACGGCCGGGTGCACCGGTACTTCCTCGACCTCGTCGGGTAG
- the pdxS gene encoding pyridoxal 5'-phosphate synthase lyase subunit PdxS yields MSEQQEHGTTRVKRGMAEMLKGGVIMDVVTPEQAKIAEDAGAVAVMALERVPADIRAQGGVSRMSDPDMIDGIIAAVSIPVMAKARIGHFAEAQVLQSLGVDYIDESEVLTPADYANHIDKWDFTVPFVCGATNLGEALRRITEGAAMIRSKGEAGTGDVSNAVTHMRTIRAEIRRLGALADDELYVAAKELQAPYDLVVEVARTGKLPVVLFTAGGIATPADAAMMMQLGAEGVFVGSGIFKSGNPAQRAEAIVKATTFHDDPDVVAKVSRGLGEAMVGINVDEPARSIQFAERGW; encoded by the coding sequence ATGAGCGAGCAGCAGGAGCACGGCACCACCCGGGTCAAGCGCGGCATGGCCGAGATGCTCAAGGGCGGCGTCATCATGGACGTGGTCACCCCCGAGCAGGCCAAGATCGCCGAGGACGCCGGCGCGGTCGCGGTGATGGCGCTGGAGCGGGTGCCGGCCGACATCCGCGCCCAGGGCGGGGTGTCGCGGATGAGCGACCCCGACATGATCGACGGCATCATCGCCGCGGTCTCGATCCCGGTGATGGCCAAGGCCCGGATCGGGCACTTCGCCGAGGCTCAGGTGCTGCAGTCCCTGGGGGTGGACTACATCGACGAGTCCGAGGTGCTGACCCCGGCCGACTACGCCAACCACATCGACAAGTGGGACTTCACGGTCCCCTTCGTGTGCGGTGCGACCAACCTGGGCGAGGCGCTGCGCCGGATCACCGAGGGTGCGGCGATGATCCGCTCCAAGGGCGAGGCCGGCACGGGCGACGTGTCCAACGCGGTGACCCACATGCGCACCATCCGTGCCGAGATCCGCCGCCTCGGCGCGCTGGCTGACGACGAGCTGTACGTCGCGGCCAAGGAGCTGCAGGCGCCCTATGACCTGGTGGTCGAGGTGGCGCGCACCGGCAAGCTGCCGGTGGTGCTGTTCACCGCGGGCGGCATCGCCACCCCGGCGGACGCGGCGATGATGATGCAGCTCGGCGCGGAGGGCGTGTTCGTGGGCTCGGGCATCTTCAAGTCCGGCAACCCGGCCCAGCGGGCCGAGGCGATCGTGAAGGCGACGACCTTCCACGACGACCCCGACGTGGTGGCCAAGGTCTCCCGGGGCCTGGGCGAGGCCATGGTCGGCATCAACGTCGACGAGCCGGCCCGCTCGATCCAGTTCGCCGAGCGCGGCTGGTGA
- a CDS encoding alternate-type signal peptide domain-containing protein, translated as MKKTTKGAFAAGTAAVLLMGGAGTLAYWTDNDTVGGATITSGHLTLDASACQGNTGWQLDGGTAFNPSSDTLIPGDTLTKTCNAVVNVKGTHFATVDIQATGPNGALAAPWDELTVAATVSGSPTGANGVAVNQGANNVPVSITVTWPYGTVADNDLNGDLSKVLQDIVITAVQKH; from the coding sequence ATGAAGAAGACGACGAAGGGCGCGTTCGCGGCGGGAACCGCGGCCGTGCTGCTCATGGGTGGTGCGGGCACCCTGGCCTACTGGACCGACAACGACACCGTCGGCGGCGCCACCATCACCAGCGGACACCTGACGCTCGACGCGTCGGCCTGCCAGGGCAACACCGGCTGGCAGCTCGACGGCGGCACCGCGTTCAACCCGTCCAGCGACACCCTGATCCCGGGTGACACGCTGACCAAGACCTGCAACGCGGTCGTGAACGTCAAGGGCACCCACTTCGCCACGGTCGACATCCAGGCGACCGGGCCCAACGGCGCGCTCGCGGCGCCGTGGGACGAGCTGACCGTCGCGGCCACCGTGAGCGGCTCGCCGACGGGTGCCAACGGCGTGGCGGTGAACCAGGGCGCCAACAACGTCCCGGTCTCGATCACGGTCACCTGGCCCTACGGCACGGTCGCTGACAACGACCTCAACGGCGACCTGTCGAAGGTGCTGCAGGACATCGTGATCACCGCGGTCCAGAAGCACTAG
- a CDS encoding YebC/PmpR family DNA-binding transcriptional regulator, translating into MSGHSKWATTKHKKAAIDAKRGKLFAKLIKNIEIAAKMGGPDPSGNPTLFDAIQKAKKQSVPNKNIDSAVKRGGGLEGGGVDYETIMYEVYGPQGVALLVECLTDNRNRAAMEVRTAVTRNGGTMADPGSVSRLFTRKGVVVVAKSQDAKEVSEDDLLEATLDAGAEEVNDLGESFEVQSEATDVVAVRTALQDAGIDYDSAEVQFVATMDIPVGDPTAAGKVFKLVDAVDDLDDVQNVFTNADIPDEVLDQLED; encoded by the coding sequence ATGTCTGGCCACTCCAAGTGGGCGACCACGAAGCACAAGAAGGCCGCGATCGACGCCAAGCGCGGCAAGCTCTTCGCCAAGCTGATCAAGAACATCGAGATCGCCGCGAAGATGGGTGGCCCCGACCCCTCCGGAAATCCCACGCTCTTCGACGCCATCCAGAAGGCCAAGAAGCAGTCGGTGCCCAACAAGAACATCGACTCCGCGGTCAAGCGCGGCGGCGGCCTCGAGGGCGGCGGCGTCGACTACGAGACGATCATGTACGAGGTCTACGGCCCCCAGGGCGTGGCCCTGCTCGTCGAGTGCCTCACCGACAACCGCAACCGCGCCGCGATGGAGGTCCGCACCGCCGTGACCCGCAACGGCGGCACCATGGCCGACCCCGGCTCGGTCTCGCGGCTGTTCACCCGCAAGGGCGTGGTCGTGGTCGCCAAGAGCCAGGACGCCAAGGAGGTCTCCGAGGACGACCTGCTCGAGGCCACCCTCGACGCCGGCGCCGAGGAGGTCAACGACCTCGGTGAGAGCTTCGAGGTCCAGTCCGAGGCCACCGACGTGGTCGCGGTCCGCACCGCCCTGCAGGACGCCGGCATCGACTACGACTCCGCCGAGGTCCAGTTCGTCGCCACCATGGACATCCCCGTCGGCGACCCCACCGCGGCCGGCAAGGTGTTCAAGCTGGTCGACGCGGTCGACGACCTCGACGACGTGCAGAACGTCTTCACCAACGCCGACATCCCCGACGAGGTCCTGGACCAGCTCGAGGACTGA
- a CDS encoding SipW-dependent-type signal peptide-containing protein yields MASGQHRAPRARWFGRGRTRALLSAGLLLGTGAVATSAYWTDKETVPGVTVHSGALHIDLPGSNRVRNETYAWSGFDLTGIAANGSRVATLVVSNHSDPRLSFSYDVKAEAADVGSGNLAAALRIRVWRGGVTTPPNPTCTGTQIAGPGASTFPFNQPAGANIAPGGSQTLCVEVSRTGAAVNAGSQATLTFTFPAKQVP; encoded by the coding sequence ATGGCTAGCGGCCAGCACCGCGCACCGCGGGCCCGTTGGTTCGGCCGGGGCCGGACCCGCGCCCTGCTGTCGGCGGGCCTCCTGCTGGGAACCGGGGCGGTGGCGACCTCGGCGTACTGGACCGACAAGGAGACCGTGCCCGGTGTGACCGTGCACAGCGGCGCCCTGCACATCGACCTGCCGGGCTCCAACCGGGTGCGCAACGAGACCTACGCCTGGTCCGGCTTCGACCTCACCGGCATCGCCGCCAACGGGTCCCGGGTCGCGACCCTGGTCGTCAGCAACCACAGCGACCCGCGGCTGTCGTTCTCCTACGACGTCAAGGCCGAGGCCGCGGACGTGGGGAGCGGCAACCTGGCCGCCGCGCTGCGGATCAGGGTGTGGCGGGGCGGCGTGACCACGCCCCCCAACCCGACCTGCACCGGCACCCAGATCGCCGGCCCCGGAGCCAGCACCTTCCCCTTCAACCAGCCGGCCGGAGCGAACATCGCCCCCGGCGGGTCGCAGACGCTGTGCGTCGAGGTGTCGCGGACGGGCGCCGCCGTCAACGCCGGCTCCCAGGCGACCCTGACCTTCACCTTCCCCGCGAAGCAGGTGCCGTGA
- a CDS encoding HIT family protein yields MSPDVGEAGASGATSPDGLDRLWTPHRMAYVRGEADDPAEEPAHAEPRPACPFCRITPDPATSTDDELVVVRGRTAYVVLNLYPYNPGHLMVLPYRHVADYLDLTDEETDEVTALTKAALRTIRVVSQPHAFNVGLNLGGAAGGSLSGHLHQHVVPRWSGDANFMTVIGGTKTLPQLLGETRDLLAVAWA; encoded by the coding sequence ATGAGCCCGGACGTGGGGGAGGCCGGGGCCTCCGGCGCCACCAGCCCCGACGGGCTGGACCGGCTGTGGACCCCCCACCGGATGGCCTACGTCCGGGGCGAGGCCGACGACCCCGCGGAGGAGCCGGCCCACGCCGAGCCACGCCCGGCCTGCCCGTTCTGCCGGATCACGCCGGACCCCGCCACCTCGACCGACGACGAGCTGGTGGTGGTCCGTGGGCGCACGGCGTACGTCGTGCTCAACCTGTACCCCTACAACCCCGGCCACCTGATGGTGCTGCCGTACCGCCACGTCGCCGACTACCTCGACCTCACCGACGAGGAGACCGACGAGGTGACCGCGCTGACCAAGGCCGCGCTGCGCACCATCCGCGTTGTCTCTCAGCCCCACGCGTTCAATGTCGGGCTGAACCTCGGCGGCGCCGCCGGCGGCTCGCTGTCGGGCCACCTCCACCAGCACGTCGTCCCGCGGTGGTCGGGCGACGCGAACTTCATGACGGTGATCGGTGGCACCAAGACCCTGCCGCAGCTGCTGGGCGAGACCCGGGATCTGCTGGCTGTCGCCTGGGCCTAG
- a CDS encoding acyltransferase family protein, with protein MRQQWVDGVRGLAMLAVVVFHAELVAGPLGWLAAANQDLAHVRMPLLMVLSGLLLSRSLAKGPRRHLAGKARAVLWPYVVWASIDLLQVCVHLLATGEPLPRDLLRLAVYNPSGYLWFLGFLFCYHLLATPLAPWLRGVAGPALVVLGGTVEATDPHRFVTLAGWFLVGDLLGRVVGPRVPAGLRALVGRVRWGPLAAIGRQSVVYYACHLIVMVYAVRLVHRLGMSEPRLVVPVAVVVPLGVGALLVWLRRHRWVDALFVWPRVDSTAGAEQSGADAHRDQEGRECLATPSGRPRSTRRPRSTPSAASSSPS; from the coding sequence GTGCGCCAGCAGTGGGTCGACGGGGTCCGCGGCCTCGCGATGCTCGCGGTCGTCGTCTTCCACGCCGAGCTCGTCGCCGGGCCGCTGGGGTGGCTGGCGGCTGCCAACCAGGACCTGGCCCACGTCCGGATGCCGCTGCTCATGGTCCTGTCCGGGCTCCTGCTGTCGCGCTCGCTCGCGAAGGGCCCGCGCCGGCACCTGGCCGGCAAGGCGCGCGCCGTGCTGTGGCCGTACGTCGTGTGGGCGAGCATCGACCTGCTGCAGGTGTGCGTCCATCTGCTCGCGACCGGCGAGCCGCTGCCACGCGACCTGCTCCGGCTGGCGGTCTACAACCCGTCGGGCTACCTGTGGTTCCTCGGGTTCCTGTTCTGCTACCACCTGCTCGCCACGCCGCTCGCGCCCTGGCTGCGCGGCGTCGCCGGGCCCGCACTGGTGGTCCTCGGCGGCACGGTCGAGGCCACCGACCCACACCGCTTCGTCACCCTGGCCGGCTGGTTCCTGGTGGGTGACCTGCTCGGTCGCGTGGTCGGCCCGCGGGTGCCGGCGGGCCTCCGCGCGTTGGTCGGCCGGGTGCGGTGGGGTCCCCTGGCCGCGATCGGGCGGCAGTCGGTCGTCTACTACGCCTGTCACCTGATCGTGATGGTGTACGCCGTGCGCCTGGTCCACCGGCTCGGGATGAGCGAGCCACGGCTGGTCGTGCCGGTGGCGGTCGTCGTACCGCTGGGGGTGGGGGCGCTGCTGGTGTGGCTGCGCCGGCACCGCTGGGTGGACGCGCTGTTCGTGTGGCCCCGGGTAGACTCCACGGCCGGCGCCGAGCAGAGCGGTGCCGATGCGCACCGAGACCAAGAGGGACGGGAATGTCTGGCCACTCCAAGTGGGCGACCACGAAGCACAAGAAGGCCGCGATCGACGCCAAGCGCGGCAAGCTCTTCGCCAAGCTGA
- a CDS encoding signal peptidase I: MFAWIRQVVAWLVILGVVAVLAVAVVVPRLAGATPYTVLTGSMRPTYPPGTLVVVKPVDVADLRAGDVITYQRESGEAAVVTHRVVSVGSRLNGDLVLTTQGDANGVADPPVRPIQVRGRLWYAIPYLGYVNSALSGRQREVAVLAVSGALIGYAAFMFAGALRDRRRSARGAHRSTTTTSTVS, translated from the coding sequence GTGTTCGCCTGGATCAGGCAGGTCGTCGCCTGGCTGGTGATCCTCGGTGTCGTGGCCGTCCTGGCGGTCGCGGTCGTCGTACCGCGACTCGCCGGGGCGACGCCGTACACCGTGCTCACCGGCTCGATGCGTCCGACCTACCCGCCTGGGACCCTGGTCGTCGTCAAGCCGGTCGACGTCGCCGACCTCCGGGCCGGGGACGTCATCACCTATCAGCGCGAGTCAGGGGAGGCCGCGGTGGTCACCCACCGGGTGGTCTCCGTCGGCAGCCGGCTGAACGGCGACCTGGTCCTCACGACCCAGGGCGACGCCAACGGCGTGGCGGACCCGCCGGTCCGGCCGATCCAGGTGCGGGGCCGGCTCTGGTACGCCATTCCCTACCTGGGCTACGTCAACAGCGCGCTGAGCGGTCGGCAGCGTGAGGTCGCCGTCCTGGCGGTCTCGGGCGCGCTGATCGGCTACGCGGCGTTCATGTTCGCCGGCGCCCTGCGGGACCGCCGCCGCTCCGCCCGCGGCGCGCACCGCTCCACCACCACTACCAGCACCGTCAGCTGA
- the yajC gene encoding preprotein translocase subunit YajC gives MKDAASLLPIVAIAAIFWLLIIRPASRQRKEAASLQASLAVGDDVMLTSGIFGTITGEADDHLEVELAPGVVIRVVRGAVASVRRDAAPEAAETGSEDPTDRPDDEEER, from the coding sequence GTGAAAGACGCTGCGTCCCTGCTGCCGATCGTGGCGATCGCGGCCATCTTCTGGCTGCTGATCATCCGCCCCGCCTCGCGCCAGCGCAAGGAGGCCGCCTCGCTGCAGGCCAGCCTCGCGGTCGGCGACGACGTGATGCTGACCTCCGGCATCTTCGGCACCATCACCGGCGAGGCCGACGACCACCTCGAGGTGGAGCTCGCGCCCGGCGTCGTGATCCGGGTCGTTCGCGGCGCGGTCGCGTCCGTACGCCGCGACGCCGCGCCCGAGGCCGCCGAGACCGGCTCCGAAGACCCGACCGACCGTCCCGACGACGAAGAGGAGCGCTGA
- the ruvC gene encoding crossover junction endodeoxyribonuclease RuvC — protein MRVLGIDPGLTRCGLGVVEGSIGRPLTLVDVSVVRTSAQLGVPERLVTIERGIDARLDEYQPDAVAIERIFARSDVSTIMGTAQAAGIAMVCAARRGLPVALHTPSEVKAAVSGNGRADKAQVGAMVARILRLDAPPKPADAADALALAITHIWRGGSQARIDAALAAAGRRTR, from the coding sequence GTGCGCGTGCTCGGGATCGACCCGGGGCTGACCCGCTGCGGCCTCGGCGTGGTCGAGGGCTCCATCGGGCGTCCGCTGACCCTGGTCGACGTGAGCGTGGTGCGCACCTCCGCCCAGCTCGGCGTCCCCGAGCGGCTGGTCACCATCGAGCGGGGGATCGACGCCCGGCTCGACGAGTACCAGCCCGACGCGGTCGCCATCGAGCGGATCTTCGCCCGCTCCGACGTCAGCACGATCATGGGCACCGCCCAGGCCGCCGGCATCGCCATGGTGTGCGCCGCGCGCCGCGGCCTGCCCGTCGCGCTGCACACCCCCAGCGAGGTCAAGGCGGCGGTGTCCGGCAACGGCCGTGCCGACAAGGCCCAGGTCGGCGCCATGGTGGCCCGGATCCTGCGCCTCGACGCGCCGCCGAAGCCCGCCGACGCCGCCGACGCGCTCGCCCTCGCCATCACCCACATCTGGCGCGGCGGCAGCCAGGCCCGGATCGACGCGGCGCTCGCGGCCGCAGGAAGGCGGACCCGATGA
- the pgsA gene encoding phosphatidylinositol phosphate synthase: MLERFKEFWAGTVLHPVVRLFIRLGISPDAVTLVGTLGVSAGALIFFPQGELLIGVLFITAFVFSDLIDGRMARETGRVSKFGAFWDSTLDRIGDGAIFGGLALYFAGTGEDQGDSYLYLCVTLWCLVMGSVTSYARARAESLGMDAKGGLAERADRLVSILVMTGLGALFDLPILMYVTLWALAMASTYTVVFRVLKVRRQALASEGQSPA; the protein is encoded by the coding sequence GTGTTGGAGCGCTTCAAGGAGTTCTGGGCCGGGACCGTGCTGCACCCTGTGGTGCGGCTGTTCATCCGGCTGGGCATCAGCCCCGACGCGGTCACCCTCGTCGGCACGCTCGGCGTCAGCGCCGGAGCGCTGATCTTCTTCCCGCAGGGTGAACTGCTCATCGGCGTGCTGTTCATCACCGCGTTCGTGTTCAGCGACCTGATCGACGGGCGGATGGCGCGCGAGACCGGGCGGGTCTCGAAGTTCGGCGCGTTCTGGGACTCCACGCTCGACCGGATCGGCGACGGCGCGATCTTCGGCGGCCTGGCCCTCTACTTCGCCGGCACCGGCGAGGACCAGGGCGACAGCTACCTCTACCTGTGCGTGACCCTCTGGTGCCTGGTGATGGGCTCGGTCACCTCCTATGCCCGGGCCCGCGCCGAGTCGCTGGGGATGGACGCCAAGGGCGGGCTCGCGGAGCGCGCGGACCGGCTGGTCTCGATCCTGGTGATGACCGGGCTCGGGGCACTCTTCGACCTCCCGATCCTGATGTACGTCACCTTGTGGGCGCTGGCCATGGCGAGCACGTACACGGTCGTGTTCCGGGTGCTGAAGGTACGTCGCCAGGCGCTCGCGTCCGAGGGTCAGTCCCCCGCGTAG
- the ruvA gene encoding Holliday junction branch migration protein RuvA — MIAFVRGQVAALTLTSAVVEVGGVGLELMCTPGTLAQLRTGATATLPTSMIVREDSLTLYGFADEEEKTIFELVQTASGVGPKLAQAIVAVLSPDGVRSAIASDDVRTLTKVPGIGQKGAQRIILELKDRIGVAAGTSTPGSVADQAWRDQVHQGLVGLGYNAKDAEKAVDAVAGEAGSAPDVRALLRAALRSLSKA; from the coding sequence ATGATCGCGTTCGTCCGTGGCCAGGTGGCCGCGCTCACCCTCACCAGTGCCGTCGTGGAGGTCGGGGGAGTCGGCCTGGAGCTGATGTGCACCCCCGGCACCCTCGCCCAGCTGCGCACCGGCGCCACGGCCACGCTGCCCACCAGCATGATCGTGCGCGAGGACTCGCTGACGCTCTACGGCTTCGCCGACGAGGAGGAGAAGACGATCTTCGAGCTCGTCCAGACCGCCTCCGGCGTCGGCCCCAAGCTCGCCCAGGCCATCGTCGCGGTGCTCTCGCCCGACGGCGTGCGCAGCGCGATCGCCTCCGACGACGTGCGCACCCTCACCAAGGTGCCCGGCATCGGCCAGAAGGGCGCACAGCGGATCATCCTCGAGCTCAAGGACCGCATCGGCGTCGCCGCCGGCACCTCCACGCCGGGCTCCGTCGCCGACCAGGCATGGCGCGACCAGGTGCACCAGGGCCTGGTCGGCCTCGGCTACAACGCCAAGGACGCCGAGAAGGCGGTCGACGCGGTCGCGGGCGAGGCGGGCTCGGCGCCCGACGTACGCGCGCTGCTGCGGGCGGCCCTGCGCTCCCTGTCCAAGGCATGA
- a CDS encoding signal peptidase I, with protein MTSTTRVAREALLWVGGILGALCLLSLLAGWALQATPLVFSSASMSPAYDAGALGIARQVDATDLAVGDVVSVHEATGSRVTHRVVAIEARGKRALLTLRGDANEVPDAQTYLVGSADRVVLGVPYAGYVLNAAASPFGLAAAAVVATGALLAGFGRGRRLVPVGLVATVVAGVGLGATGVTPWAFTSAYWTDSAKATVTATAPAGPVISCVRNANETITLSWTKTNSAYTYDWIKLAPGGGATSSNDISPTSGSGLGAATAVNGTVSFTLTSTKPGTTSWDIVVTTKQGGSALGSTTQQIGAQGSHGLYCSYQN; from the coding sequence ATGACCTCCACGACGCGGGTCGCCCGCGAGGCGCTGCTCTGGGTCGGTGGCATCCTCGGGGCGCTCTGCCTCCTGTCGCTGCTCGCCGGCTGGGCGCTGCAGGCGACCCCGCTGGTCTTCTCCTCGGCGTCGATGAGCCCGGCGTACGACGCGGGTGCGCTGGGCATCGCGCGCCAGGTCGACGCGACCGACCTCGCCGTCGGCGACGTGGTCAGCGTCCACGAAGCCACCGGCTCCCGGGTCACCCACCGGGTGGTCGCGATCGAGGCGCGCGGCAAGCGCGCCCTGCTCACCCTGCGCGGCGACGCGAACGAGGTGCCCGACGCCCAGACCTACCTGGTCGGCTCGGCCGACCGGGTCGTCCTCGGCGTCCCGTACGCGGGCTACGTGCTCAACGCCGCCGCGAGCCCGTTCGGCCTCGCCGCGGCGGCGGTAGTGGCGACCGGCGCGCTGCTGGCCGGCTTCGGGCGCGGCCGGCGGCTGGTGCCGGTCGGCCTGGTCGCCACGGTGGTCGCCGGCGTCGGCCTCGGTGCGACGGGCGTAACGCCGTGGGCCTTCACCTCGGCGTACTGGACCGACTCGGCGAAGGCGACCGTGACCGCCACGGCACCGGCTGGCCCGGTGATCAGCTGCGTCCGCAACGCCAACGAGACGATCACGCTGTCGTGGACCAAGACCAACAGCGCCTACACCTATGACTGGATCAAGCTGGCGCCGGGCGGCGGAGCGACGAGCAGCAACGACATCTCGCCGACCTCCGGCTCCGGACTCGGCGCGGCCACGGCCGTCAACGGCACCGTGTCGTTCACCCTGACCTCGACGAAGCCGGGCACCACGAGCTGGGACATCGTCGTCACCACGAAGCAGGGCGGCTCCGCACTCGGCTCGACGACCCAGCAGATCGGCGCGCAGGGCAGCCACGGGTTGTACTGCAGTTACCAGAACTGA
- a CDS encoding TetR/AcrR family transcriptional regulator gives MTSEGVGTEPLDGRRRRWQEHNQVRRQVIIDAAIAVLERQTPGEEVQVQAVADQAGMSRTVIYRHFEDRSDLDRAVQRAICEQVGNELLPALSYDGTPDQIIHRIVGSFVRWAEAHPTLYWFAERDLSGWGPSPLGEAVKQVAEGIEGIMAIVVAALGVELTDDDRAALDPWVFGMIGAVFAAVRRWLEREVREPGIEACISILSESIWLQINGMALSRGLNLPDLPVADLLQMLGPSDGAPEGGA, from the coding sequence ATGACCTCGGAGGGTGTGGGCACCGAGCCGCTCGACGGGCGTCGGCGACGCTGGCAGGAGCACAACCAGGTGCGTCGCCAGGTGATCATCGACGCGGCGATCGCCGTACTCGAGCGCCAGACGCCGGGTGAGGAGGTCCAGGTCCAGGCGGTCGCCGACCAGGCGGGGATGAGCCGGACCGTGATCTACCGGCACTTCGAGGACCGCTCGGACCTCGACCGGGCCGTCCAGCGGGCGATCTGCGAGCAGGTCGGCAACGAGCTGCTGCCCGCGCTGTCCTACGACGGCACCCCGGACCAGATCATCCACCGCATCGTGGGCAGCTTCGTGCGCTGGGCCGAGGCCCACCCCACGCTCTACTGGTTCGCCGAGCGCGACCTGTCCGGCTGGGGGCCGAGCCCGCTCGGCGAGGCGGTCAAGCAGGTCGCCGAGGGGATCGAGGGGATCATGGCGATCGTGGTCGCCGCGCTGGGCGTCGAGCTCACCGACGACGACCGCGCGGCCCTCGACCCGTGGGTCTTCGGGATGATCGGCGCCGTCTTCGCCGCGGTGCGCCGCTGGCTGGAGCGCGAGGTGCGCGAGCCCGGGATCGAGGCCTGCATCTCGATCCTGTCGGAGTCGATCTGGCTGCAGATCAACGGGATGGCGCTCTCGCGGGGCCTGAACCTGCCCGACCTCCCGGTCGCCGACCTGCTCCAGATGCTCGGTCCCTCCGACGGCGCTCCCGAGGGCGGCGCATGA
- the ruvB gene encoding Holliday junction branch migration DNA helicase RuvB gives MPFHEDDLEAAEDHHLRSLTAAEAEGDERAVEAALRPRSLDEVVGQARVRDQLGLVLEAARQRGRAPDHVLLSGPPGLGKTTLAMIISHEMNAPLRITSGPAITHAGDLAAILSGLNEGEVLFVDEIHRMSRPAEEMLYLAMEDFRVDVVIGKGPGATAIPLELPPFTLVGATTRAGLLPGPLRDRFGFTAHLEFYEPDELDRIVRRSADLLGVDLAPDGSSEIAGRSRGTPRIANRLLRRVRDYAQVRADGVVTRPVAQAALDLYEVDELGLDRLDRGVLEALCRRFGGGPVGVSTLAVAVGEERETVEEVAEPFLVRNGFLARTPRGRIATPAAWLHLGLTPPALPYDASGPTLFED, from the coding sequence ATGCCCTTCCACGAGGACGACCTGGAGGCGGCGGAGGACCACCACCTCCGCTCGCTGACCGCCGCCGAGGCCGAGGGCGACGAGCGCGCGGTCGAGGCCGCGCTGCGTCCGCGCAGTCTCGACGAGGTGGTGGGTCAGGCCCGGGTGCGCGACCAGCTCGGCCTGGTCCTCGAGGCGGCCCGGCAGCGCGGCCGGGCGCCCGACCACGTGCTGCTCTCCGGCCCGCCCGGACTCGGCAAGACCACGCTGGCGATGATCATCTCCCACGAGATGAACGCCCCGCTGCGCATCACCAGCGGCCCCGCGATCACCCATGCCGGCGACCTCGCCGCCATCCTGTCCGGTCTCAACGAGGGCGAGGTGCTCTTCGTCGACGAGATCCACCGGATGTCGCGTCCGGCCGAGGAGATGCTCTACCTCGCCATGGAGGACTTCCGGGTCGACGTCGTGATCGGCAAGGGGCCGGGGGCGACCGCGATCCCGCTGGAGCTGCCGCCGTTCACCCTGGTCGGCGCCACCACCCGGGCCGGACTGCTGCCGGGTCCGCTGCGCGACCGGTTCGGGTTCACCGCCCACCTGGAGTTCTACGAGCCCGACGAGCTGGACCGGATCGTGCGCCGCTCCGCCGACCTGCTCGGCGTCGACCTCGCGCCCGACGGCTCCTCCGAGATCGCCGGGCGCTCGCGCGGCACGCCCCGGATCGCCAACCGGCTGCTGCGCCGGGTCCGCGACTACGCCCAGGTCCGCGCCGACGGCGTCGTCACCCGGCCGGTGGCCCAGGCGGCGCTCGACCTGTACGAGGTCGACGAGCTCGGGCTCGACCGGCTCGACCGGGGCGTCCTCGAGGCGCTGTGCCGCCGCTTCGGCGGGGGACCGGTCGGCGTGTCGACGCTCGCCGTCGCGGTGGGCGAGGAGCGCGAGACCGTCGAGGAGGTCGCCGAGCCCTTCCTGGTCCGCAACGGTTTCCTGGCCCGCACCCCCCGCGGCCGGATCGCGACGCCCGCCGCCTGGCTGCACCTCGGGCTCACCCCGCCCGCGCTGCCGTACGACGCGAGCGGGCCCACCCTCTTCGAGGACTGA